The Denticeps clupeoides chromosome 4, fDenClu1.1, whole genome shotgun sequence genome segment TGAAACAATCAATAAGTGTCACAGGAGCAACCTCACTAAAATGTGTGTTGTAGAAACTGGCAGATATGGATTACACATCTCCCAGAGTCAACTCCAGCTTTTACAGCTGTGTTTCCTTTGAACATATCCCCCCAGTCAGGGGCGACATGATGAGAGATACCTGTTGTGCTAAACCGAAGTCTGCATGCTTTTGTGCCTGGGTGGTGGCACATGTCCTGTATACTCGTCACATTTCCTAATGAGAGCCTGTGGGGTTTCGGTGTAGCCTGACAACAGCCTCGTTTCCCTCAGCGGCACAGGCAGCGACCTGAAGATTATCGACCTCCTGCAGGCACTGAGAACTCTGGCACTCTTTCATGTGTGTATGAAAGCAggcagtgtgcatgtgtgtttattcGTTATTTTTAGGCCGCACAAAAGATCAAGGCGCTGTGCTGCGCAAGAATTATTCACTGGGTTTTCACGCTTTACCAGATAATTATTTTCATTCAGATTTAAACACCATTATGCACTGCAGAAAAGGAAAAACCCAAATTACTGTCACTTGAGAAATCTGCTCTTCCAGCCATTGATTGTTTTGTCTGATATACTGTACCAGTGactttttaataaatctcaaAGGTGAGCTGAATGATGAATACATTCCTGTGTCGCAATTACAGTCTTTTCTCATGTAATTAgcactttactttttcttttaaaatccaTGATTTGTCCATGATTTGATGTTGGTGCTGTCAATATTTGAAAAACAAGCTGTGAGAGCTTCTGTTCCGGTCACATGAGAGTTGGCCGTTTCCATGGTCCAGCCCACTGGAGAAATTCTCACCCGGTAATGAAGAGTCAGGTTTGCCCCGGGGCAAGTCGTCTTTCTGGATTTAAATCAGATGGGATTTTCTTCAGACAGATAGCTTTACTTACACTAACCATGCCATTAACACAGGtacatacagtggggcaaaaaaattCTGGCCCCCAAGGGACAAGATTGACACAAGGGACAAGATTGTATACCTTGGGACGAATGTGACGAACCAATCTACAACAGGCAAAGGGGACCGGACGACTAATccatattaaggaaaggatgaatgtgTCATGAGAGCTTTGAGCAAAAACCTCCTCCATTGAAGATGGATGTTCCAGCATGGCAATGATGCCAAACATACCGCTAGTGCAATGGAGAAGTGGTCACGTAAAAAGCATTGCAAGGTTTTGGACTGGCCTgcccagtctccagacctcaatccaatagagaatctcTGCCCAGAAACAAGACAGTTCttgaagatctgcatggaagaatgggccacaATACAAGCTACGTTGTCTGGAAAGCTGGTGAAGACCCACAGGACACATTTGACCTCCAAGGTCATTgacaaccaaggttacattacagtACTGAGGTGAACCTCATTGAGGTGAAAGAGCATTTTAAGGTGTGCCAGCACTGTACCAAATAATTAAGCAGTATGTAATGCAGATAACACTAAACCAGTGAGTAGAAAGATAGGCTGTGGCAGCCTGGTTATATGTTGGAAAAAGTGAGAAATTAGAaactgtaatatatatataatatcgtGGTGTTGAGAAATCTATTCTCCGTTCCAGACTGAACCCCACTGAGGTGGAGCAGTGCCTGAAATGAGTTGTTCATGCTTGAAAACACACAATATcgataaatacattattttttgcCCTCAAAAATACTGCCAGAGACTGATCAATATTTAATTTGCTGCCAAAAGTGTCATGATATTTTAACAAGTAACATCTGGAGggagaaatacatttttcattcaatTCTGAGCACATCGTATTCTTGTATTTAAACAACACAGCTATTCATTGCTGCTATTGCTGCTATTCAGCATTGGTATGTTCCTCActtttgtttcactttcaccagcCAATACATTTGTGTCTATTTTTTCAGCACATTTTCAGTGGATCAGTGGAAAATGGATCACTTATCAGTATCTAATTATCTGGAATATTATTTGCCCAAACAAAGGGCTGCTTGATGACTGGTTGGTCTCCTGAAGTGTCACCAGTgtaatttagaaatgttctcAGGAACCCTGGTAGCTTGACAACTTCACAGTGCCATCAGATACTGTCAGACATGTATTACATGTGAATCTTGTAGTCCAGTTCACAGAGTTAGACTAACATTTTAGTATGAACAGCAGATGTATTAAAGTACAGTATAGACAGTAACAGCTGTAACAAAATAATGTTTGCAGCAGTATCACAACTCTTGATCCATAAAGGGATTCAAGGCAGTGAAGATCTGTGTTCTTCTACAGACACAAAATGTTCTCCATGAGTAATGTAACcgaaaatatgtatttcacaTTTAGTACCTGGAGTGTTGAAATCTCTTGTGCATGTATAGGTTAACTGATGTTGATTACATTGTGGCCTTTCATTGAAGAACCAGTAGACACAGATTCCCAGTGTACTTGCAGAATATTAGTCCAATAGCAGGAAAGGTGTCAGACTTCGCTTGGCAGGATCGATTTTCATCAGAGACTGTCATTTACCCCAACAGTGCTCTgaggcatcacatcacaaaTGAGTCCCACACTGGTCCATGCCCAATGCAAACACTTCACATTGATCTTATTTCTTGCCAAAGTCTGCTTTCAGTCAGACATGCAGAAAATATCTGGGGAGCAATAGAATcaatcaaaaacaaaacagcctGTGTAAAATTTTACTCCAAGTTTCACgaatatgttgatgtatcttTGTTGATGGAACCAGATTTTAAGAGTTCTGATTTGAATTCCTTTGTACTCATGTCATCTCAGGACCCTGTTCAACACTGGCAGCCTATGTGTGTGCTTCCTGATGACCTCGTACCCTGACCTTGCACTTGGACAGCAGATGTGCTtcacgggtggtagtagcctagtaggtaacacactggcctatggaccagaagaccataaatgcacaggttcaaaccccatttactaccatcgtgtccctgagcaagacacttaaccctgagtgtctccaggggggactgtccctgtaactactgattgtatgtcgctctggataagggtgtatgataaatgctgtcaattTGCACAAGGCCCTCTGTAGGACAAGAGGATGAAGGTGACTTTAAGTCTAGAGTTCCTGTTTACCAGTTGTGTTTTTACACAGTGGAAGGTACAGCATTATACTTTGTAAGTCTGACACAGTGGTTGGTTTACATTCACACACCACGCATTGCATTTCTTACTCTGAGACCTGAACAAAATCACTCACATAACCTCTTATTCTAGGTCAGGGTCTTGGCTACTGGTGCCAGTCCGATCTAATTCCATGTGCATTACACCATCAGACTTAGAATTATGTTTTAGTCATATGGAGTGTAGCATGCACCATTTTTATGCAATTTCTAATCAttgttttatgtacattttatattattatttctgtcttttttgtatgaatgtatgtttgCTGTAATTCTTTTCAGTATAAAGAAACAAACCATAATTTTCTCTGAAGCACGGACACGGTCTGAAGATATTTACTGTCTCCAGAGCTCAGTTAGTAAATGCTGCCAGTCAGACAGCCTATACAAAAAATGTGTAGCATACAAATCAGTCTGCATAGGGATAGCAAAGTGATGCCCAGGCTGAATCAAACAAATTTGAtcagaaaaaaagcacactGATACAGATGTACATGTAATCcatgtttattcatttccatttaTACAACATTCTGACCACTTTGCAAATCAAAATTTCCCAACTAGTCTAGTAACACCATGTGCACTTGAAAGGCCCTTAAATTTCCAGTTAACTGGAAATTTTGGCAGAATTCTGCCTTGTGAAATAACCAAATGTTTATAAAATGGGCAAATAGCAACAGAGTAACAGCTGTACTGCGTAATTTAATtaactggaaaaaaatgaatgtttaataaatattaatgtaaagCATAATATCATTGTGAAGctgattataaaattataaaccAGGTATGATTCACTGGATGCTGCTGGCGAGTTCCAGTTGAATTTGAACTCCAATTATGACCACGTTGTGTTCAATTGTGTTCACtcccaaaaacaaaaatgtaaactgGACAGTAACTCATCAATAATGGTGTCTGAGAAAATGTAAGAATGTTGAAGGCATCTTGGAAAGAGCCAAGACCAAGGGTTTAACAATGGTCCTTTTTTCCAGGGTTGGCCAAGAGCAATATGTCTTTGATTGCAGCCTAAAGACAACAGTTGTAGAACAGCCTCCACCAATCCCATTACAATCCCATTACAGAACCTACAACCTGCACAGTCTGTGCTAAGGACCAGATTTTTGTTTCAGTGGACCAATAATGTCCAGAGTCCTGTTCTGGTTGGTGTGTCATCGACTCATTTCCAACATGTTTTCACTTGTCAGGAAGCCCCTGATGGGGTCCTGCCACGGGTGCCAGGGGTAGGATGATATGATGCAGATGTTAGCTCAAGAGCTCTGGGTGGAGACCAATCCGCTGGAGAACATCCTCAGGCATGCAGAATACAGGATTCACTGGTTTAATTTGCTCATCCCCAAGCAAGGACAGTCCTGCCACGCCAAACAAAGtgtggaaaggatccacctagAAGAAAAGGGATTAAacaattaatgcaaaaaaaaaaaaaactgcactgtTATTTCTACCACAATAGAAtctaatataaatatacacaaatattaATGGGATCATTCTATTAGAATCCAGCATCATCACTTAATGAATTACTGAGATAAAATTCAGCTTTAATTATTTCTACCACAATAGAAtccaatataaatatacacaaatatatatacatattaatgGGATTGTTCTATTAGAATCCAGCATCATCACTTAATGAATTACTGAGATAAAATTCAGCTTTAAAAATTTACCATGTCTCCTGGCCTATCAGCAAAGCCCCCAGTTTCCTCATCCTGGCAGGCCAGGATGAATGTGCGCAGTTTGGCTTTATCGATCCAATGAATTCTCCCAATGATCTTCAGAGAGGCCAGGACCCACCAGGAATAGCAGACATCGGGGAGCTGCAAAATAGTTTGCCCAATTGTAACTACACTTTCACATTCCGAAGTCATGGTAGTCTGTTATTGTAGTGAATATTATGTTTCCAATGTAAACAGAAATGTTTGACTGCATGATTTGACTTtagttaaaatgtaattaaaataacaTGATGTAAAACTTTATAAAATTTTGATGGATGATATGGTTCTAAGTTAAGAACTCTGAGATATTTGTAGCTATGTAATGTATCATTAATAAGAGCAGCATGCATAAAACATGCAGAACAGTATGTCAGCgactaaataaaacataaatcacATTGGTCCTTTGCACTGCACTGCAACAAACTGATAAACCATAGCTGCACGTTCTTAAATTCTCGCTTTAAAAATGGAATgtatacactgatcagccataacataaCATCAACCACTCTAAAACTGAATATGCCCCCCTTTTGGAAGCAATACAGCCCTGACCTGTCAAGCCATGGGTTCCACTAGACcctctgaaggtatgctgtggtatCAAGTACCAAGCCGCAAAAaaagcagatcctttaagtcctgGACTGGATCGAGATCTTGAGAATTTGCAGGCCAAGTCTACTCCTCAAATTCATTGTGCTCCTCTAGCCACTGCAATAAATGGTGCCGTGTGGCATGGTGCAGTATCCTGCTAAATGAGGGCACTGCCATCAGGTAATACCAGGATGTCCCAGGAGAACACTGCCAAAGGAACCATTCTGCTTCTGCCAGCTTGCCTTCCTCCCATTGTACAGCCTGCTGCCTGGTGCAcagtgtgttctgacacctctcCTTCAGAAACAACATCAACCATTTCCGAAATTGAGGCTGCAGTAGCTCTTTGATGCATTCACCCCATTTTTGGATATGCTATGACTCAGTCATCTAGCGATCACATTTCAGCCCTTGTCAAAGTCACACAATTCCTTACAAAAAACCCTGCACAAAATGAACTCACTTCAAATTTGATGCTCGCTACAGGTATCAAAAGAGTTGGGATTACTGTTGACCATGGAGTAGCATGTGCTCTTCTTTTCAAAACAGTATCAATATGTCTGTTTTAGTGTTACAATCAGGTACCCTTATTGCCTGAAAAAGGTTTCCATCTGATGAAGAGTTTGTGGTtgtatttgatgtatttttcatttaatgatGCACCATATGTATTCTATAAGTAAAAGATCTGTACTGTAGTCTAGCCAATTCAGCACCAGActcttctctgatgaagccATGTTGTTGTAGAAGCTGCAGAATGTGGTTttgcattgtcctgctgaaatacaCAAGATCTTTGATAAAAGAGATATATGAGGAGCATGTTGGTCTAAACCGTTATATACATTTCAGCATTCATATTTCCTTCCTAAACATCCAAGCTTGACTGGTTGGTCTCCTGAAGGCATCATGAAGGCATCATGCATGTGTCACCAGTGTAATCAGTgtaatttagaaatgttctcAGCCCCAGGAACAACCTTGTCCACCCTGGCAGCTTGACAACTTCACAGTGCCCCCAGATTCTGTCTTAGAGTAACAAGAGTTGTTCAGTAGTATATATGGACAGAAGCTCTCAaatctgtgtttcacaatgacattcacttcactttcacaatcatGCTAATGAGTGATATAGCGTCGTCTGAGGGCCCAAAGACCATGGGCATCAATTCAGCCCTGTCCTTTACACACAAATAtctccagttttttttaatcttttgatGATGTTATTTGCAAAGCCTTTGTAATATGATTGTGATGAACATTgtggaacattttaaaaacattttaaaaacaactcTTTCACAGATTTGAGAGCTTCTGTCCATATATACTACTGAACAACTCTTGTTACTCTAAGACAGCCCTTTTATAGCTAATCATGTTACAGACTTTACATCAATGTTCTCCCAGCTGAACCTTTTTAAACTTgctttttcagccattttccCCTGTGCCAACGTTTCTGGGACATGTACCAGGCATCATATTTGAAATGAGCTTATTTAGTGGATAAAGGTGTACAATTTCCCAGTTTGAACATTTGTTatgttatgaataaaatattgtctCAGTCTTTCAGTTTTCATACACATGGACTTCACCGCACAATTTAGCCTATTTAATGATTTTCCTTTATTACCCACTTTCTCTGGCCGTCCATTTAAGCCCCCTGATGGAAGTTGCCTCTCACAAAGCCACCACCCTAGCAGGTCAGCATTCACTCGATGCAGCTGCCCTGTTACAGACAGGAAGCCAGTGCAGCAGTAGATCTGTTAGAAATAGAGAACAGCAAATAAGGTGAAGTGGCCTCAGGGGAACTGTTCCCTATTTAGATCATTTCCATTTTAACTGGAGCATTGCTGTGAGAAATGGGTTACATGAGGaaacaacatgaacaaagaCATGGCTTAAAAATATTACCTGACCAGCATGGGATTCTGATCCAGGCCTACAGCCAAAGCCACCATCAAAGTTCATACAGGAGAGGACAAACTCCACAGCCTTTTCCAGGTTGACAGATTCTAGCCTGCCCTATAAAACAACGGCCATCAGATCTCTCAGATGACACACCTCCATGCATCGAGGATAGTGACATTGAAACTCATACCAGTAATGCCAGTGTGGCCACTGCACAAAATGAGAACCGTGTATCTATTTCCCCTGTGGAGACCATTTTAAGTAATTATTAACTGCAAAATAACTCAcattacaattttaatattacattgaTGCATGGTTTTTATACGGAACCCCATTTGTCTCCAGCAAAAGAGCCATCGTCTTGCTGTAAGCCCTTCACGTATTCTACCACTTTGTCCACGTTGATGCTGCCAAGGTTGTCATAGAGGGACAAGATCTGAAACACACACGTCATGGCACATTAATGCAGCGGCTGCTGAGTTGCGGTTTGTGAACTACACTGCTCCCTGTTGCAGTTAACGGCAAGGCTGACCTGCACGGCGCTGAGGGTGTACAGCAGGTGAGGGTCATGGCCAACGCTCGCACTGATGCCTCCACACTCGTGCTGACAGGACCTGATGAACTCTAAGATCTCATCTCGGTTCATGCGATGAAGCTGATCCATTAGGTCCATGACTGTCAGGCCCCAGTAGATGCCACTCATTCGCAAATATTCAGACAGTGTGTATTCCTGGACGGTAGAGGAGAAACCACGAACACTTCACTTCAGCATGTTCATTAAATAATCCTGAAACCGAGTTGCTACTGTACCACAGCTTTCTTTATAATACTTACATAATCATCCTTTTTGGACCCGTATGCTGCAATGTAATCTGCATGTTTATCCAAAAGAAGAGTGTTCGGAGCGTCTGGCTTAATGACAACATCCTTAACTTGGGTCCCCTGAAACAACACAGACACGAATTaactccccccaaaaaaatgcatttgcagGTTTCCCTGTACGACTTGTCTAATGATTCGGGGGGAGAAGGAGATTGCACAGCATTATTTGCTCAAATGTATGCTGAAAAATATTATACATGCAAATCGTGCGAATACATTTTTCCCAAATATATACAGAAGGGAAATATTAAATGCCCAAAAAGCTAGTCTAGCCACAGCTGACAGGCTAACAGCAGACGCCCAGTTGCTAATGCAGGTCTACCAGCCCTGTATTACGACAGCCTGCGAACAGACCCGAGTCATGTCCTAATCTTTCATCGATGTAGGCGATGTAAACGTTCCCAGTAATAACACGGTTTTATCCTGAGTAGAAGCATACTTTACCATGGCAGTGAAAACCAGAGTCGGAACGACCCAGTCACGCACATACTACGTCACGGCGTTGAACACGTCGGGAACGGGTTGCCAGGTTAGTCAAA includes the following:
- the rabggtb gene encoding geranylgeranyl transferase type-2 subunit beta — translated: MGTQVKDVVIKPDAPNTLLLDKHADYIAAYGSKKDDYEYTLSEYLRMSGIYWGLTVMDLMDQLHRMNRDEILEFIRSCQHECGGISASVGHDPHLLYTLSAVQILSLYDNLGSINVDKVVEYVKGLQQDDGSFAGDKWGEIDTRFSFCAVATLALLGRLESVNLEKAVEFVLSCMNFDGGFGCRPGSESHAGQIYCCTGFLSVTGQLHRVNADLLGWWLCERQLPSGGLNGRPEKLPDVCYSWWVLASLKIIGRIHWIDKAKLRTFILACQDEETGGFADRPGDMVDPFHTLFGVAGLSLLGDEQIKPVNPVFCMPEDVLQRIGLHPELLS